Below is a genomic region from Methanobrevibacter sp..
GTAAATTCAAAACAAACTCGCAAAATATTGAAAAGACACTTCAGCATTATGGACTTCGAAAGATTCAAAGTTCATTATATGCAGAGTATTTGAATAATGATTAATGACAAGAACTCACAGAAAATATATCTGAAATATTCGTGAAAATGACAATATATTGATTATGCCAATATGTCAAAGTTGTTATTCAAAAAAGGAAATCTGCGGTCGAAAAATCAAATT
It encodes:
- the cas2 gene encoding CRISPR-associated endonuclease Cas2, which produces MYMIVSFDCKFKTNSQNIEKTLQHYGLRKIQSSLYAEYLNND